CCGCTTCCCGTCCCCCGAAGCCGGCCGAGCGCGGCCAGCGGTGACACGGTGAAGCGCTTCGACTGTGGCGTCCGAAGCCGGCGAACGACGCCCAGCTGGGCCAGTCCGACCGTCGCGACGACGAGGCCAGCCGTCGACGACGCCGTATCGAATCCCCAGTCAGTCCACGGGAGCGCGAGCGCCAGTAGCGCCACGATACCCAGCGAGAGCGGGATCGCCAGCCCGACCCGTTCGATCGCGTCGATACCGCGGGGTCGTTGCTCGCGTGTCCTCGTCGTCGCGGCCCCTCCGTCACGTGCGGCGGCCGGGAACAACAGCGAGACGAGAGCGTATCCCGGAAGAAACACCACGACCGGGATCGCCACTGCCAGCCGCAGTGTACTCCCGTCCGGGAGATTCGATATCACGACGAAAGCCAGGAGCGCCGCGACGGACACGATCGCGAGATCGATCGGGTACTGTCGGACGCGTTCGAACCGCGTCCAGGTGTTCGTTCGATGACTCATCGATGCGTCACCACGCCGCACCGGGTGTCGTCGGCTGCAGACGATACGTCGTCCATATCCGACTCGTAGTTCGTTTCCGATCGCTTTGTTATGTCACTCGTACGTGCCGACGATGACGATTCGCCCCAGAGAAAGCTACGCCGATACGTCGATACCGGTTCGCCGTCGTGATTCGACCGGGAGAAACCGGGTGAAGTCGGGCTGAGCCAGGACGACGGTGGCTCGAGAAGTCAGTGGCACCGCTGTTCACTGGGATCGATCGGCACGGCCTGACGCTAGAAGTCGACGTACTGTTCTTCCCACTCTCGTCGCTCCTCGATCTGCTGCCGACCGGCGTCGGTGATCGCGTAGTAGTTCGTCCGTCGGTCCAGTTGACCTTTCTCGACCAGTTCTTTGTTGACCAGGGTGTCGAGATTGGGATACAGACGGCCGTGATTGATTTCGGAGCTGTAGTACGTCTCGACTTCGTCTTTGACCGTCTGGCCCGACGGTCGGTCGGCACCCGCGATCACGTACAGGAGGTCTCGCTGGAAGCCGGTCAGATCGTGCATTGCTCAATCACAGTGACCGTTCCACTGAGTAGATATTTGTTATCCGTATCATACAGCCGTATTAGTCCTTCTTTCAGAATTCGCTCTACGGACGAAACTGTCCGTTCCGGCGACCGTTACACGTTTCGAACGTTCTCCGGGATTGATCGGTATGGTTAGCTCTCGTTGCGCGCCACCGTCACCTCGATCCCGTCCGCCCCGATCCGAACGGAGAGGGTCTCGGCGCGCGCTTCGTAGGCGGTTGTGTGTGACCCGTCCTCGTCGAACCGCACACACTCGGCCAGCAGGTCGCTTTCGAGGAGGTTGTTGATTCGTCGATACACCGTCGCCGAGGAACTGTCCGTCCGTTCGGTCAGTTCTTTCGCCGTCTTCGGACCGCCGCTCGTCGCGACGAGAATCGTCCGGGCACACTCGTCTCCGAGGACGTCGAGTTGGGCTGCCGGATCGTCCGACGGTTCTGATCGCGTGTTACTCGCTTGCGTTGACATTTTCGTGATCACCCGTTGTCGCCGGGTTGATTCGCTCGCTCTCGGTATCGAGAGGCGTCGATGCTCGCTGTTCGGGCTCGCAGTCCACCACTCGCGCGAGGTCCTCCATTTCTTCCAGCGATACAATCGGTAAGGGATAGTGGTATTTTATAACGATGTACTTTATTTTCCGAAGGACCCTCGTTCGAACGCGAAACAATACGTTACGATAGAGAAATTATCGGTTTCCACGAATCGACGCGGGATGCAATCGGCTGTTTTGCCGTCGAATGCAGGCCAACCCGAGTGAATTCACGTTGAGGTCCAGTTCCCCGAACAGCCGGTGTGTGGGGGTCTCACGGCTGGTATCTCCGGATATCGGTCGGAAACTACGTGTTTCGCGCTCCGCCGAACCGCTTCGGAGGTGAACGGTCAACGTCCTTTATTCACGTCTGCTTCCCTGTGACGGGTGATGCCGGACGAGTGCGTCCCACCGGGCCATCGGTCACCGAGTTCAGACCCCCGGCCACGGGGACGACTGCGGTCCGTGTCCGACTCTCGGCGAACGCACACCCGCAACCTCACTCGTTCGTGTCCAAAACCCCCAACATGACTCCCACACAGCACAACTGGAAGCCGATGGAATCGTCGACGGCAGGTGCCCGCTGTCGCAACTGCGGAACCCACGTCACCCAGCAGTTCGCGCGCGTGTTCGGTGATAACGGCGACGTCGTCCACGGCTGTCCTGCCTGTACGACCTATCGAGAGATGCAGTCCGGTGGGCATCTCCCTGGCGACTGATCCGCCGGCGTCGCGCTCCGACCGTCCGTATCCGTACCGGGCCCGACCGATCCTGTCGTTTTTATTCTCCCACAAGATGCATCGCAACGAATACCGCACGTTAAAGTTAGTGGTTAGCGAACAGGGTAGTACATGGTACGAGGTGGTGGACTGTCCGTCGATCGCGTTTTCTCCCCGATCAATGTCCGTTCAGAGGAACCGAACTGAGTCGCTCGCGGAAAGCGAGGTCTTCCACATCCTCGGAAACGATAGACGGCGGGCTATCGTCCAGCTGCTCGCTGCCGAGTCGGAGACGATCGACGTCTCGGACGTCGCCACTGAAATCGCAGCCAGCGAATCCGACACGTCACCCGTCCCGAACAACCTCTACAAGAGCGTCTACGTCTCGCTCCAGCAGACGCACCTGCCACAGCTCCAGGAGGACGCCGTCATCGAGTACGACTCCGACGCGAAGACGATCCAGCCCGGACCGAACTTCGACGACGTCCTCACGTACGTCGACGGCGACGACACCGATCGATCGTCGGTGCTCCAGTTGCACCTCGGACTCTGCGTCCTCGGACTCGTGGTGATCGCGCTCGCGGGACTCGAACTGCCGCTTTTCGTCGCGATCGATCCCGTCCTGTCGAGCGTTCTCGTGCTGCTCGCCGTCGCCGCGAGCAGCCTCTACAGTCTGTTCTCGTGAACTACCAGCTGTTCGCTCGTGGTTCGAGACGGCTCTGGCGTCTCGGTATCAGAACGACCGCCGGTCTTCCGAACGACGTCACTCGGTCGTCGTAAGCGGGCTACGAAGTCCGTGAAGTCGGGGCCGCCACCTCGACGGACGCCGATCGCTCCGCTACCGGTACTTTCGATCCGGGATCGGGTCGCGATCGGCCGTCCCGCGCCCGAGAGCGTATCGAACTGCGCTCGGACGCGAACGTGACTGTCGGGCCGATTCGCCAGTTCCCTCGACAAAAAGACTCCCTGTCCGCTGGGTGGCTACGAACAGTTAGCTGTTCGCGTAGCCGATTAGCGCTGCGTCCGCGTCGTCTTCGGATTCGTTGTCGTCGAAGTCGTCGTCGGTCTCGTTGTCGTCGAAGTCGTCGTCCTCGTCGTCGAGGCCGTCGTCTTCGTCGGTTTCGTTGTCGTCGAGACCGTCGTCGTCATCGAGTTCGTCCTCCTCTGCTTCGGTCAGTTCGATCTCGGCGACCTCACCGAACTCGTCGCTGAGGACCATGTGGACGTACTCGCCGGGTTCGATGTCAGTCGTGTCGACGTCGAACTCGACGGTTTCGTTCTCCCCAGCGTCCAGCGTCACGTTCTGTGAGTCGACGAGGTCACCCTCCAGTCGGAACTGGATCTCCTGGGTGTCTTCCTCGTCGGTGGGGTTCGAGATCTCCGCGGAGACGGTGATCTCGTCACCGGCGGTCGCGCTCTCCGGCGCATCGAGGTTCTCGACGGTGAAGGAGTCGGATACCTCCTCGTCGACCTCGTCTTCGTCGTCGGTGACGTTGTCATCGACGTCGTCCTCGTCGTCGAGGGCGTCTTCGTCATCAGTGACGTTCTCATCGAGGTCATCCTCGTCGTCGAGGGCGTCCTCGTCGTCAGTGACGTTGTCGTCGAGTTCGTCCTCGTCGTCGGTGACGTTCTCTTCGAGGTCGTCCTCATCGTCGGTGACGTTCTCATCGACGTCGTCCTCGTCGTCGAGGGCGTCTTCGTCGTCAGTGACGTTCTCGTCGAGGTCGTCCTCCTCGTCGACATCGTCCGGTTCCTCGACGACGTCGTCTTCTTCGACGTCACCGATGACGAACACGTAGACGGTCGCCTCTTCGATGGTGATCTCGATGACGCGCTCGTCCTCGGCGGGTTCCTCATCGACCGGCTCTTCCTCAACCGGTTCTTCGTCGACCGGCTCTTCCTCAACCGGTTCTTCGTCGACCGGTTCTTCCTCAACTGGTTCTTCCTCAACTGGTTCTTCCTCAACTGGTTCTTCGTCGACCGGCTCTTCCTCAGCAGCTTCGACCGTTAGCGTCGCGGTCTGGTTGGCGTCCTCGGTGTACACGCCGTGCGTGTAGTCACCGGGTTCGAGCGCTGCCGTATCGATCCCTTCGAACGTGACGGTCTCGTTCTCGTCACCGGCCAGGGTGACTTCTTCGCTCGCGAGCGCCTCGCCGTCAACGCGGAATTCGACCGTCTGCGTGGCTTCCGCTTCGCCGGTGTTCGTGATCGTCGCGGAGACGTCGATGACGTCTCCCTGGGTGACGGTCACGTCCATCGGCTCGAGGTTACTGACGTCGAAATCCCCGACTTCGGTTTCTTCGGAGTCGTCAGGTGCTTCGTCGACCGGTTCCTCGTCGACGGCGCCGTCCTCGACGGTGACCACAGCGTCGTCGGTCACCGGTTCGTCGTCAGGCGTGAGGTACGGACCGTCCTGCTGACCATCGGTCTCGACGAAGTCGTACGTCTGGTTGTCGTTCGTGTCGCGATGGGGCATCGCGATGAGGGTCTCGTCCTCCTCGAGCGGTTCGTCGAGCGTCACCGTGACGTTCTCGTGCGTTCCCGGTTCGAGATACTCCGACGTGCCGATGACGCTCCCGATCACGTTACCCACGAGCAGGCTGCTGTCGTGGATCGTGACGAAACCGCCGCTGGCCATCGTGACGTTCTGGACGACGACCGTCTCACCGTCGGTCGTCTGGTCCTCGAACGTCACCATCGCGGACTGGGTTCCCTCTTCCGGAGTTTCTTCGAGTCCGTCGTCGGGTGTCTCGTTGTCCGCGGTCTCGTTATCGTCGCCCTCCGAGACCGTCTCGGTATCGTCGTCCGAGACTGTCTCGTTGTCTGTCTCGATATCACCGTCGCTGGCGCTGTCGTCCTCCTGAACGGATGCCGCAGGGGCAGCCCCTGCAACCATCGCCCCGCTCGAGGACAACAGCATCAGCGCGGTGAGTACTACGAGTAGTTGATTGCGTGCGTTCATGTCTTGTGCCGTGAAGGCATTCCCGAATCGATGGCTGGGGCGTATAAACCGACACTACCATTACGGCGAGAAACTGGATACTACGCGGGCAGCGGCGGTTTCAGTGACACCTTCGACGCTGGAAAACCACGATTGCTGATACTCCTCGACGTCGAGTCTATCACCGTCGACAGCCGATCGCTCTTCGACGTCGACCGATCCGTGCCGAGAGCACTAGTCGTTCTGCGGACGTTCCGGCGATTTCGAGGCGGTCGGCTCGTGGCCGGACAGGCACACCAGGTTTTCCCGCCCGAGACGGAGTTTCGTCACCTGCCCGTCCTCCTCCAGGTCCGCGAGGAGTCGGCTCACCTTCGCTTTCGACCAGTCGACGGCGTTGACGATTTCCGACTGTTTCATTCGGCCCCCGTTCTCGGTGATCAGCTGGCGGACTTTCTCTCGATCGGTCAGGAACTCGTCGGTCCCCGTTTCGGAATCGGCCGTCGACGTCATCGCGTTCGCGTCCTCGAGTCGGTTCCGGAGCGCGAGGACACCGCCGAGAACTGCCAGTGCAACGATCCCCGCCAGCGCTGCCAGGTGGGGCCCC
This genomic stretch from Halosolutus amylolyticus harbors:
- a CDS encoding DUF1616 domain-containing protein, with protein sequence MSHRTNTWTRFERVRQYPIDLAIVSVAALLAFVVISNLPDGSTLRLAVAIPVVVFLPGYALVSLLFPAAARDGGAATTRTREQRPRGIDAIERVGLAIPLSLGIVALLALALPWTDWGFDTASSTAGLVVATVGLAQLGVVRRLRTPQSKRFTVSPLAALGRLRGTGSGRFRLSSVVLVVAIGVATGALVLALLSPASAGGFTELGLYTENEEGDLVAGELPDEVAPGESIPVTISIENQEGDHEDYTVVVQQQTVEDGEVVEREQLREIDATVADGSTGTGEQGITPTAAPGETVRISVLLYDEAPPAEPTNENALEDTYFWVTVTTE
- a CDS encoding PadR family transcriptional regulator; protein product: MHDLTGFQRDLLYVIAGADRPSGQTVKDEVETYYSSEINHGRLYPNLDTLVNKELVEKGQLDRRTNYYAITDAGRQQIEERREWEEQYVDF
- a CDS encoding winged helix-turn-helix domain-containing protein yields the protein MSTQASNTRSEPSDDPAAQLDVLGDECARTILVATSGGPKTAKELTERTDSSSATVYRRINNLLESDLLAECVRFDEDGSHTTAYEARAETLSVRIGADGIEVTVARNES
- a CDS encoding DUF7563 family protein; the encoded protein is MESSTAGARCRNCGTHVTQQFARVFGDNGDVVHGCPACTTYREMQSGGHLPGD
- a CDS encoding DUF7344 domain-containing protein, with protein sequence MSVQRNRTESLAESEVFHILGNDRRRAIVQLLAAESETIDVSDVATEIAASESDTSPVPNNLYKSVYVSLQQTHLPQLQEDAVIEYDSDAKTIQPGPNFDDVLTYVDGDDTDRSSVLQLHLGLCVLGLVVIALAGLELPLFVAIDPVLSSVLVLLAVAASSLYSLFS
- a CDS encoding DUF7282 domain-containing protein, producing the protein MNARNQLLVVLTALMLLSSSGAMVAGAAPAASVQEDDSASDGDIETDNETVSDDDTETVSEGDDNETADNETPDDGLEETPEEGTQSAMVTFEDQTTDGETVVVQNVTMASGGFVTIHDSSLLVGNVIGSVIGTSEYLEPGTHENVTVTLDEPLEEDETLIAMPHRDTNDNQTYDFVETDGQQDGPYLTPDDEPVTDDAVVTVEDGAVDEEPVDEAPDDSEETEVGDFDVSNLEPMDVTVTQGDVIDVSATITNTGEAEATQTVEFRVDGEALASEEVTLAGDENETVTFEGIDTAALEPGDYTHGVYTEDANQTATLTVEAAEEEPVDEEPVEEEPVEEEPVEEEPVDEEPVEEEPVDEEPVEEEPVDEEPAEDERVIEITIEEATVYVFVIGDVEEDDVVEEPDDVDEEDDLDENVTDDEDALDDEDDVDENVTDDEDDLEENVTDDEDELDDNVTDDEDALDDEDDLDENVTDDEDALDDEDDVDDNVTDDEDEVDEEVSDSFTVENLDAPESATAGDEITVSAEISNPTDEEDTQEIQFRLEGDLVDSQNVTLDAGENETVEFDVDTTDIEPGEYVHMVLSDEFGEVAEIELTEAEEDELDDDDGLDDNETDEDDGLDDEDDDFDDNETDDDFDDNESEDDADAALIGYANS
- a CDS encoding DUF7343 domain-containing protein, with translation MTLHISITAVAFASSTVLTAVPDAVQPLAPVQLQWGPHLAALAGIVALAVLGGVLALRNRLEDANAMTSTADSETGTDEFLTDREKVRQLITENGGRMKQSEIVNAVDWSKAKVSRLLADLEEDGQVTKLRLGRENLVCLSGHEPTASKSPERPQND